One Paraburkholderia caffeinilytica DNA segment encodes these proteins:
- a CDS encoding TetR/AcrR family transcriptional regulator, whose amino-acid sequence MTVALKAELPVSRRQPAGRKSQQRVREILQAGRDVFSEKGYERATTAEIAQRLGISEATVFSYFRGKRELCARVIGDWYDEIIEAIESGLPRDGNVRQQFAFIVRTHLRLMLVNGTDLCALVLSEGRARHHELSEALTEMQRRYTAPLMRVLAQGQETGQIRADMPLRLLRSMVFGPMEHVLWDATLANRHIDIDATADQLIDVLWAALMPPDLAVSALQQFRAEVAEASRRFEAAARNVEGAPGGG is encoded by the coding sequence ATGACGGTTGCCTTGAAGGCCGAGTTACCTGTTTCGCGTCGCCAGCCGGCCGGGCGCAAGTCGCAGCAGCGCGTGCGGGAGATATTGCAGGCGGGCCGCGACGTGTTCTCCGAGAAGGGTTACGAGCGCGCGACGACGGCTGAGATTGCGCAGCGCCTGGGCATTTCCGAGGCGACCGTGTTCAGTTATTTCCGCGGCAAGCGCGAGTTGTGCGCGCGGGTGATCGGCGACTGGTACGACGAGATCATTGAAGCGATCGAGTCCGGGTTGCCGCGTGACGGCAATGTGCGGCAGCAGTTTGCTTTCATTGTGCGCACGCATTTGCGGCTGATGCTGGTCAACGGCACTGACCTGTGTGCGTTGGTCTTGTCCGAGGGCCGGGCTCGGCATCATGAGTTGAGCGAGGCGCTGACCGAAATGCAGCGGCGGTATACGGCGCCGTTGATGCGGGTGTTGGCGCAGGGTCAGGAGACTGGGCAGATTCGGGCCGATATGCCGCTGAGGTTACTGCGCTCGATGGTGTTCGGGCCGATGGAGCATGTGCTGTGGGACGCCACGCTGGCGAACCGGCATATCGATATCGACGCTACCGCGGATCAGTTGATCGATGTGTTGTGGGCGGCGCTTATGCCGCCGGATTTGGCGGTGAGCGCTTTGCAGCAGTTCAGGGCCGAGGTGGCTGAGGCGAGCCGGCGGTTTGAGGCGGCGGCGCGGAATGTGGAAGGGGCGCCTGGCGGCGGATAG
- a CDS encoding isovaleryl-CoA dehydrogenase, with product MSNLPGLQFPLGEEIEMLRDSISGFAAKEIAPRAAEIDRSDQFPMDLWRKFGDLGVLGMTVSEEYGGANMGYTAHMIAMEEISRASASVGLSYGAHSNLCVNQIHRNGTAAQKEKYLPKLVSGEHIGALAMSEPNAGSDVVSMKLRADKKGDHYVLNGTKMWITNGPDCDTLVVYAKTDLEANSRGITAFIVEKGMKGFSVAQKLDKLGMRGSHTGELVFENVEVPEENILGQLNGGVKVLMSGLDYERAVLAGGPTGIMVAVMDAVVPYIHDRKQFGQSIGEFQLIQGKVADLYTTLQACRAYLYAVGRQLDTLGKEHVRQVRKDCAGVILYTAEKATWMAGEAIQILGGNGYINEYPVGRLWRDAKLYEIGAGTSEIRRMLIGRELFAETA from the coding sequence ATGAGCAACCTGCCCGGTTTGCAATTCCCGCTTGGCGAAGAAATCGAAATGCTGCGCGACAGCATCAGCGGATTCGCTGCCAAGGAGATCGCCCCGCGCGCCGCGGAAATCGATCGCTCGGATCAGTTCCCCATGGACTTGTGGCGCAAATTCGGCGACCTGGGCGTGCTCGGCATGACGGTCTCGGAGGAATATGGCGGCGCGAATATGGGCTACACGGCGCATATGATCGCGATGGAAGAAATCTCGCGCGCGTCGGCATCGGTCGGTCTCTCGTACGGCGCGCACTCGAATCTGTGCGTCAACCAGATTCATCGCAACGGCACGGCGGCGCAAAAGGAAAAATATCTCCCCAAGCTGGTCTCCGGCGAACACATCGGCGCGCTCGCCATGAGCGAACCGAACGCGGGGTCGGACGTCGTCAGCATGAAGCTGCGCGCGGACAAGAAAGGCGATCACTATGTGCTGAACGGCACGAAAATGTGGATCACCAACGGCCCGGATTGCGACACGCTGGTCGTCTATGCGAAAACCGATCTCGAAGCGAATTCGCGGGGCATTACCGCGTTTATCGTCGAGAAGGGCATGAAGGGTTTCTCGGTCGCGCAAAAGCTCGACAAGCTCGGCATGCGCGGTTCGCACACCGGCGAACTGGTGTTCGAGAACGTGGAAGTGCCTGAGGAAAATATCCTCGGTCAGCTGAACGGCGGCGTGAAGGTGCTGATGAGCGGCCTCGATTACGAACGCGCCGTGCTCGCCGGCGGCCCGACCGGCATCATGGTCGCGGTCATGGACGCAGTCGTGCCGTATATCCACGATCGCAAGCAGTTCGGCCAGTCGATCGGCGAATTTCAACTGATTCAAGGCAAAGTCGCCGATCTGTACACCACGCTGCAAGCGTGCCGCGCATATCTCTACGCGGTGGGCCGGCAGCTCGACACGCTCGGCAAGGAACACGTGCGCCAGGTGCGCAAGGACTGTGCGGGCGTGATTCTCTACACCGCTGAAAAAGCCACCTGGATGGCCGGCGAGGCGATCCAGATTCTCGGCGGCAATGGCTATATCAACGAGTATCCGGTCGGCCGTCTGTGGCGCGATGCCAAGCTCTATGAAATCGGCGCGGGCACGAGCGAAATCCGTCGCATGCTGATTGGCCGCGAACTGTTCGCCGAAACGGCTTGA
- a CDS encoding carboxyl transferase domain-containing protein codes for MPIIESKLNPRSDDFRTNAAALEALVADLRAKVEKLALGGGQAARDKHTSRGKLLPRERIEKLLDPGTPFLEFSQLAAYGMYHNDAPGAGVITGIGRIAGQECVIVCNDATVKGGTYYPVTVKKHVRAQEIAAENHLPCVYLVDSGGANLPNQDDVFPDRDHFGRIFFNQANLSAAGIPQIAVVMGSCTAGGAYVPAMSDESIIVKNQGTIFLGGPPLVKAATGEVVSAEDLGGGDVHTRLSGVVDHLAQNDAHALGIARSIVGNLNRTKQVPVTLQEPKPPRYDVKSMYGVIPVDTRKPFDIREVIARIVDDSAFDEFKARYGTTLVCGFAHIWGHPVGIVANNGILFSESALKGAHFIELCCQRKIPLVFLQNITGFMVGRKYENEGIARNGAKMVTAVATAKVPKFTVIIGGSFGAGNYGMCGRAYSPRFLWMWPNARISVMGGEQAASVLATVKRDGIEGKGGSWSAEEEEAFKQPIRDQYEHQGHPYYASARLWDDGVIDPAQTRDVLGLGLSATMNAPIEDTQFGVFRM; via the coding sequence ATGCCGATCATCGAATCAAAGCTGAATCCGCGCTCGGATGACTTCCGCACCAATGCGGCGGCACTCGAAGCGCTGGTCGCCGATCTTCGTGCGAAGGTCGAGAAACTCGCGCTGGGCGGCGGGCAAGCGGCGCGCGATAAGCATACGAGTCGCGGCAAACTGCTGCCGCGTGAGCGCATCGAGAAACTGCTCGATCCGGGCACGCCGTTTCTCGAGTTCTCGCAACTCGCGGCCTACGGCATGTATCACAACGATGCGCCGGGCGCCGGTGTGATCACGGGTATTGGCCGCATCGCGGGGCAGGAGTGCGTGATCGTCTGCAATGACGCGACGGTCAAAGGCGGCACCTACTATCCCGTCACCGTGAAAAAGCACGTGCGGGCCCAGGAAATCGCCGCCGAAAATCATTTGCCATGCGTCTACCTGGTCGACTCGGGCGGCGCGAATCTGCCGAATCAGGACGACGTGTTCCCCGATCGCGATCACTTCGGCCGCATCTTCTTCAATCAGGCGAATCTGTCCGCGGCAGGCATTCCGCAAATCGCCGTCGTGATGGGCTCGTGCACGGCGGGCGGCGCGTATGTGCCCGCCATGAGCGATGAATCGATCATCGTCAAGAATCAGGGGACCATTTTCCTCGGCGGTCCGCCGCTCGTCAAAGCTGCAACGGGTGAAGTGGTGAGCGCGGAAGACCTCGGCGGCGGCGACGTGCATACGCGTTTGTCGGGCGTGGTCGATCATCTCGCGCAGAACGACGCGCATGCGCTGGGGATCGCGCGCAGCATCGTCGGCAATCTGAATCGCACGAAGCAGGTGCCGGTGACGTTGCAAGAGCCGAAGCCGCCGCGCTATGACGTGAAGAGCATGTACGGCGTGATTCCCGTCGATACGCGCAAGCCCTTCGATATCCGCGAGGTGATCGCGCGCATCGTCGACGATTCTGCTTTCGACGAATTCAAGGCCCGCTACGGCACCACGCTCGTGTGCGGCTTCGCGCATATCTGGGGGCATCCGGTCGGCATCGTCGCGAACAACGGCATTCTGTTTTCGGAGTCGGCGCTCAAGGGCGCGCACTTCATCGAACTGTGCTGCCAGCGCAAGATTCCGCTGGTGTTCCTGCAGAACATCACCGGGTTCATGGTGGGGCGCAAGTACGAAAACGAAGGGATCGCGCGTAACGGCGCGAAGATGGTGACGGCCGTGGCCACGGCGAAGGTGCCGAAGTTCACGGTGATCATCGGCGGTTCGTTCGGGGCGGGCAACTACGGCATGTGCGGCCGCGCGTATTCGCCGCGCTTTCTGTGGATGTGGCCGAACGCGCGCATCTCGGTGATGGGCGGCGAGCAGGCGGCGTCGGTGCTGGCCACGGTCAAGCGCGACGGTATCGAAGGCAAGGGCGGGTCGTGGAGCGCCGAAGAGGAAGAAGCGTTCAAGCAGCCGATCCGCGATCAATACGAGCACCAGGGTCACCCGTACTACGCGAGCGCGCGGCTGTGGGACGACGGCGTGATCGACCCGGCGCAAACGCGCGACGTGCTGGGCCTCGGCCTCTCGGCGACCATGAATGCGCCGATCGAAGACACGCAATTCGGCGTGTTCAGAATGTGA